The following are from one region of the Bactrocera oleae isolate idBacOlea1 chromosome 6, idBacOlea1, whole genome shotgun sequence genome:
- the LOC106623949 gene encoding uncharacterized protein isoform X1: MNTRNIYKWLVLLSAVSLASCFWSNRVIEDFINSFSNVAEDDECDQPDACDEMQVMLHLACIRVTSPERILLLLTSDSLPKACTKTSSVMQHINETLTDCVPLPTTNLYMRLYRALIFFYGQMCGPAETKSKHLEKYRSCITELRDDLIDCEGPADWFEKRSKTYVCRQFTEIINCDYVRAAMLCGLKPARLLRSFAAEVINKALLSKCPVSSTLPHVNNPMSDGGSRSFPHVSPVQVYIFLLAFMLQCLMQ, encoded by the exons ATGAATACTAGAAACATATACAAGTGGTTAGTTCTACTATCGGCAGTTTCATTAGCCAGCTGCTTTTGGAGTAATCGTGTTATAGAAGActttataaatagtttttcaaACGTTGCAGAG GACGATGAATGTGATCAACCCGATGCGTGTGATGAGATGCAAGTTATGTTGCATCTGGCTTGCATTCGTGTGACAAGTCCCGAACGTATATTACTTTTATTGACCTCGGACTCGTTGCCTAAGGCTTGCACTAAAACATCCAGTGTGATGCAACACATAAACGAAACTCTAACAGATTGTGTGCCACTACCAACAACGAATTTGTATATGCGTTTATATCGGGCTTTAATATTCTTCTATGGACAAATGTGTGGCCCAGCTGAAACCAAGTCGAAAC ATTTAGAAAAGTATCGCAGCTGCATAACGGAACTTCGCGACGATCTAATTGATTGCGAGGGCCCTGCTGATTGGTTTGAGAAACGCAGTAAAACGTATGTTTGCAG ACAATTCACCGAAATTATTAATTGTGATTATGTCAGAGCGGCAATGCTTTGCGGTCTTAAGCCAGCGCGTTTGCTTCGAAGTTTTGCGGCCGAAGTTATAAACAAAGCGCTATTG TCCAAGTGCCCGGTGTCATCTACGTTGCCACACGTGAATAATCCGATGTCAGATGGTGGCAGTAGAAGCTTCCCACACGTTTCTCCTGTtcaagtttatatatttttactagctTTTATGTTACAATGTTTAAtgcaataa
- the LOC106623939 gene encoding phosphatidylserine lipase ABHD16A — protein sequence MGFLNYVFGPKLYQEYGLDKKLYEPGGLERLGDQIISTLSLMWNISYYTSPFIVTFLYKRGYLVADSISSFAKFSTSIGIIVVITLCIRGFGRTQSKSYVKMIKAIEMSKLSSSDEETKRALRKFDFDFRSWMVNFDARSVQGDDKKRQLISASSRDSRQLRFANLPCKIAAYFAIHTFGIRMIYPGYIKILQNYLNSFLIEGRAKLVEDHNAVRYKVKTVDFNEIDSIFVDNRQNGSTNGNTLVICSEGNAAYYEIGIMSTPLSLKYSVLGWNHPGFAGSTGAPYPEQDKNAIDAVVQLAIHRLGFAVEDIILYGWSIGGVSALWASNLYPDVKGVILDATFDDILYLAQSRMPESLSGIVRLGIREYCNLNNVESIQNYNGPISLIRRTEDEIISEDNRIETNRGNYLVLTLLKYRYPLIFKTSQLTRIKKLISRPVDPKSFSLNNDDLCMSRLITYASDQGKSFPMLIGEDYTEDTRDQMADFLLRKHFRDYKSTHCTPLPKDLFDIPWDIPIENGFVFT from the exons ATGGGTTTTTTGAATTACGTTTTTGGCCCGAAATTGTATCAGGAGTATGGCTTGGATAAG AAACTTTACGAGCCCGGTGGCTTGGAGCGCCTTGGTGATCAAATAATATCCACG CTTTCGTTAATGTGGAATATCAGTTATTACACTTCGCCGTTTATAGTGACTTTCTTGTATAAAAGAGGCTATTTGGTGGCAGACTCAATTTCGTCGTTCGCCAAGTTCTCTACCAGTATtggtattattgttgttataacaCTATGTATCCGTGGTTTTGGTCGCACACAGTCCAAATCATATGTAAAAATGATTAAGGCAATTGAAATGTCCAAGCTATCTTCCTCCGATGAAGAAACAAAGCGTGCACTTCGAAAGTTCGATTTTGATTTCCGTTCATGGATGGTAAACTTCGATGCACGTAGTGTGCAAGG AGATGACAAGAAAAGACAATTGATATCTGCCAGTAGCCGCGACAGCCGACAATTAAGATTTGCCAATTTACCTTGCAAAATTGCAGCTTATTTTGCCATTCACACTTTTGGCATACGAATGATTTATCCAGGATAcattaaaatattgcaaaactatttga ATAGTTTTTTGATAGAAGGACGAGCAAAATTGGTTGAGGACCACAATGCCGTGAGGTACAAAGTGAAAACCGTAGATTTCAATGAGATCGATAGCATTTTTGTGGACAACCGTCAAAACGGTAGCACAAATGGCAATACCCTTGTAATTTGCTCCGAAG gaaATGCCGCGTACTATGAAATCGGTATAATGAGTACACCGCTCTCGCTAAAATATTCTGTATTAGGATGGAATCATCCTGGTTTTGCCGGTAGCACTGGTGCACCGTATCCTGAGCAGGACAAAAACGCTATTGATGCTGTTGTCCAATTAGCAATTCACCGTCTTGGCTTTGCTGTTGAAGACATCATTTTGTACGGTTGGAGTATTGGTGGTGTGAGCGCATTGTGGGCATCAAATCTATATCCCGATGTGAAAGGAGTG ATTTTGGACGCAACATTCGATGATATATTGTACCTTGCTCAATCGCGTATGCCTGAGAGCCTATCGGGTATAGTCAGACTTGGTATACGTGAATATTGCAACTTAAATAATGTGGAATCTATACAAAATTATAATGGACCAATATCTCTTATACGCCGCACTGAGGATGAAATTATTTCAGA aGATAATCGAATTGAGACAAATCGTGGCAACTACTTAGTTCTAACGCTACTAAAGTATCGTTATCcgctaatttttaaaactagtcAGTTAACACGGATAAAGAAACTCATATCACGCCCTGTGGATCCGAAGAGCTTTTCAT taaacaaCGATGATCTCTGCATGTCACGGCTCATAACGTATGCTTCCGATCAGGGTAAATCTTTTCCAATGCTAATCGGTGAGGATTATACAGAGGACACTCGCGACCAAATGGCTGATTTCTTA CTGAGGAAACATTTCCGTGACTACAAATCTACACATTGCACCCCATTACCCAAAGACCTCTTTGACATTCCTTGGGACATTCCCATTGAAAacggttttgtttttacttaa
- the LOC106623949 gene encoding uncharacterized protein isoform X2 encodes MNTRNIYKWLVLLSAVSLASCFWSNRVIEDFINSFSNVAEDDECDQPDACDEMQVMLHLACIRVTSPERILLLLTSDSLPKACTKTSSVMQHINETLTDCVPLPTTNLYMRLYRALIFFYGQMCGPAETKSKHLEKYRSCITELRDDLIDCEGPADWFEKRSKTQFTEIINCDYVRAAMLCGLKPARLLRSFAAEVINKALLSKCPVSSTLPHVNNPMSDGGSRSFPHVSPVQVYIFLLAFMLQCLMQ; translated from the exons ATGAATACTAGAAACATATACAAGTGGTTAGTTCTACTATCGGCAGTTTCATTAGCCAGCTGCTTTTGGAGTAATCGTGTTATAGAAGActttataaatagtttttcaaACGTTGCAGAG GACGATGAATGTGATCAACCCGATGCGTGTGATGAGATGCAAGTTATGTTGCATCTGGCTTGCATTCGTGTGACAAGTCCCGAACGTATATTACTTTTATTGACCTCGGACTCGTTGCCTAAGGCTTGCACTAAAACATCCAGTGTGATGCAACACATAAACGAAACTCTAACAGATTGTGTGCCACTACCAACAACGAATTTGTATATGCGTTTATATCGGGCTTTAATATTCTTCTATGGACAAATGTGTGGCCCAGCTGAAACCAAGTCGAAAC ATTTAGAAAAGTATCGCAGCTGCATAACGGAACTTCGCGACGATCTAATTGATTGCGAGGGCCCTGCTGATTGGTTTGAGAAACGCAGTAAAAC ACAATTCACCGAAATTATTAATTGTGATTATGTCAGAGCGGCAATGCTTTGCGGTCTTAAGCCAGCGCGTTTGCTTCGAAGTTTTGCGGCCGAAGTTATAAACAAAGCGCTATTG TCCAAGTGCCCGGTGTCATCTACGTTGCCACACGTGAATAATCCGATGTCAGATGGTGGCAGTAGAAGCTTCCCACACGTTTCTCCTGTtcaagtttatatatttttactagctTTTATGTTACAATGTTTAAtgcaataa